The nucleotide sequence AAAAGTGATCCAAGAAGAACCAAGATCGTGCCGCTGTCCCCAAACCATCTGGCCGCACCAAGGCGTCTTATCAGCGTGGTGGTGCTGGCGGTTCCTATGCTACCCGTCGTTGTGATGATCAAGGGTCATcggctgccgctcctcctcctactccagCCTTTGTTGGGGATATGCTGattgttgatgaagaagaggaagctctTGAGCATGCCGGCCACACCATTGCTGCTCCACTAACTTGCACCCTGACTcacggtctagggtttgtctctTAGCTTGTTCCATTCACGGGTGTGTCGCCGATCATGCGGGAGCTCGCCATGGCTCTAAATCCTGCTGGTGGATGGACTCCTCCTCTTCCAGTGGACTATCATCACCGGGTTAAGGATATCAGGTCCTAGAGGGGCAGGAACCTTTATGCTGAGGATGAGAAGGATCTATGACTTGAGTATCATTTCTGTCACCCCTTCCATTATGACTTTTATGATTCCATTCTATATCAGAAGTTTTTGAGGAAgagggagccaccggtcctttagatgaagtgcattgatgcatactctcttggaaagtacaaggaacccgagctggagcagatggttcaggatatacactcaatggggttgtcctacctgctagagtttaggaagcattggaacaatgagcttatttatcagttttatgcttcctatcatcATGAGCGAGACCCTACATGTGCTAttggcattgttagatcctttcacccacctctactagagcgatgagctcgctcagtctggcagtgtcgtcctcagcctcctacgcctgcaagtccgcctctactagagcgatgagcttgcttAGTCTACCAGTGTTGTCTTCGGCCTCCTCTACCTGCaggcccgcctctgctagagcgatgagctcactgagTCTAGTAGTGTCGTCCTTATCCTCATCCCCCTCATCAGAGAACATAATCGATGATTCAACGGTAcgaccagctcgctttctatgctcatctaacttctttttctCGTACCTTGCACAAGCCACCTCTGCaacatgttcctcgctgcatccaatcccttcatgtataaaatgcaattagttagcaacacgattatattacatttaaaatcaagcaacaaaaaaggctttcaaacactcactggcacataatgcaacaacatgctcgttcaagacctgcatctatactcttgtctcctcccttgcctccttccttaccctctcctcctctaacgtcattcgtctctccaatccccatttgtcaagcccaacgtcgatcgggttacaaataccgcactgtctagcaaactcacgcatcttgtctttgtgatgtttaacgaaaaggttgacgtagtcaggtccatatcccctcttccatgcaattacttgcttccccttcagttTATCCaaaaacttagcttgaccatcataacattctcacctgcatttcctagtgctctattcaaacgaaaaattatatcatatatgtcttagcaaaagaaacaaaatacgatttcatggttaccacaaaaataaccaacctcatcatagtcaaacatatggccgcaataatggactattccaagctccgaagggactagtccgtagttggatttaacaccacattcacacttaactggaggtgctttgtaaattaacatttctttcttcttttgctttgcctttAGAGGTTCTTCgagccatttgttcttaggaccatacaaccactccttgaaatgacacttcaccattgaatacacctaaaaaacatgacattagtacatgaacacatatagcttaatatttcaacacatacactttgcacttacttcatgcttgtttggacacacaaactccaatgtattcttagggtttatcacagctcgatctccacaatcacgcataggaggttcctcaagtcgtctaactatggctaagtgcttctccttagccatcattgaaggggggttagggggaggtggaacccaccgctcgaagtgctcttgtggatgtcgccctcttcaccagtcatcgaaaaggaggtacctggggtcaaacttgtctgcaccatcaatccactgaaagaaaaagcacctctcatgggcctaaaCAAGAAaatttcaacaaaatattagtaacctagtaatacaaatgaagaaaaaaaatatacagaaacaattacttacattaaaacgactgcatgtgtagaagcaacaagCCGCTGTGTtcagatgtctcgattgaaacatgtTGAAAGGACCCCGATTtccgcaaagggaaatccacagcgtcgaagtgtaataagaccgttgtagatcatattacccaaattccagtcgaatattacatccatacaacaataatatcagagtacaaatagtgcggaattacataaattattacatcgtcgcattggcggaatcaaaagtagtattcattcagaacagcttgaagataagatcgccaaactcgagtgtaggcatgaacccctcaaccgtcaaactcctcggagctatactcctcagcagaacctgtatgtcaaaatttatcagtacgatttgtactggccactcccaaccctatgggctttgctttgtggaaattagatgcaagttggatataatcaaaggaacctataaggctggggtttcctatgcagtagcaattcaagtatataataatagttggtcaagttttaactccattcccatacacattccactccattcccttcccagagccaggtttcgatcctaggaccgatataccaccatctccacaccatcaccataccataaccataccatcgcttagtcgacAGGTCAACTCCtgcttggcactgtctcaaggcccgtagcccctggctatgtccgacactctctcacgggagaagaagagaaggactcatctctctatctagtttaagcaaaacccaggaaaggtccatagccgataagtcggcacatgtatcgattgatcaaccaaacactctgtagaggttttacataatcacaagatccgccttcctcactgaccgtcgtcaactgggctgattttggccgcttgctagcctaggataatgccactctaccattcagccctggtacaccccaagtctagtctggggtggctgaaactgtgagtcatgagctgggtccacagggtctccatgaagtctcgaaagggtgtgggggaaatccttgcGCCCCGTATCTTCTTACACtgtccactatcaacctagcagtagtggcaatatcctaccaagtagtttggccgtcccgcaccatatagggcgagtggtacataaggcttcccagtgaatctgagtactagtaagtccttagagatgaccaagccagaatgtctccattagggtttccatttaccgtgccaccacagcacctccatctcgggctcctcccatcacaggttcacacccaggaccacctcataaaccatttacccaccacaggtatccatttctaggggtgcccaggtagcactccatggcaagacttgccccaggctcgtcatatactccaacttggtcgacacaaccctcaccctccacacacccaagtcacacacgcagcactctccctgtAATCCAAataacaccacgcattaatgctgtataagcatagtagaagtacaagcaatgaaatatagcagtaagcgtgtgtctagcctaatagcagggtatgtaggggtaaggttgcatcaaggtagaggccatcaagtaatcatactaccatgcaagtcctatcatgatgtcaataaagtaaagcaatagcagttctatattagccatgcgtaataggtgctacgagattgggtgggatgtgacacctttagtgtagtcgtctctgtactcctcatggtactcacgatccttgtcTATCTGGTTCTCCTCtaagtctacaaacgatcgcattatagtcgcgttagcgacatctatagaatagcacaaagaagcaatggaaattcaaaagagccaaatgcactcaaacatgggttcattgcgtagagctcgattttagatgaattttggtcctggtttcatatttttctgaggtcgtatgaattagttatgaatttttgaagtttaaattatttctgaaaatgggGAAAAAGCtggattaatcctgggctgacacgtgtcacgcagtggctagtccatgtggcatgctgacatcagcatgacgtcagcatgacatcatcgtcttggtttcgagctgacaggtggggtccagctaacgtcagcatgacgtcatcaacgtcatcagttccgacaggtggggccagaggctattgtattgggtcactgacaggtgggtccggtcaaagtcaacgtcagtcaatggtgggtcaatggtcaatggtcattggtcagggtcactgacatgtggggcctgggctgctgacgtcGGCAACTGATGTCaccgtgacatcagcatgacatcaccccggctgtgttggcttctgacatgtgggtcccacgtgacatcatcatgacgtcagcatctgacgtgtggcccagagtgtctgtgccactgacatgtggggccaggtcaacggtcaatacgggccgggttcaaactgggcctggacagggcgggatttgggccggtctgggcttcgtttcctggctgtgggcgtgagcgtggctcacggtggacccaagttcacggtccatggacctaaggcagggtccatggtggaccgagtccatcatTATTTCTCtcggctcggctcacgtgcaccgagtgcaggcACGGACGGCCGGCGAGGGAAGTCTCCCCTGTTTTCTCCCGCGGCTATGCTCCCGCCGGCGGCATGCTCACTGGTGAGCTTCCGTGGTGGTGCTGGTGTGCAATTGACGTGGGTGGAAGCTTTGCTGAGCCTCGACGTCTTCATTGGTGGGGTTACCATGGCGTGCGGTGTCCCGTGGTGTGTCAGCCACGGCGATAGCCTTCCGGGCACGACAATGGCGCTggtgaggtggctacggccaCAGTGAAGCGCCCTAGTGGGGCGTGTAAGCTTCTACGGCTCCGTGTGGATGcggcgagggcgtccagagctTAGGGCAGGACTCTCGGTTTCCAGGTGGCCGGCAGGGTCTTCCCAGTGGCCACGgtgacatggtgacgacggcgaggcgcgtgggtcactacggggctccagcggggtggtcacagcgtgcgcgtgagttacccgtggcctCAGCGAATAGGACAGGCGAGTCAAGGAGACGCCAGGCGCTCCCAGCGGTACTGGCCatggtggtcaggtgctcggactggtggtcgggtgctcggtacggtggtctggtgctcggactggtggtctggtgctcgaaggtggtctggtgctcggaccggtggtctggtgcatcggaggtggtctggtgctccggtggtggctacgccatggcggcggtgtcgTGAGCGTGGCATGTGTGCTCGGCTACAGCGTCCGTGGGACTTGGAAAGGTCTCCAGCATCCAAGGGCTCAGGGGTGGTTGTGACATgtgcgtgagtgtgctgtgcttgtgtgcctagagaccgaagatggccttggcctacgcgctcatggtatggagcgccatggccggagtagcaaggtccgacggtgagcaggggaagaatcgggggctcaccgtgggtgctgtggaagagaggatggcggtgcagtgacgagttgcggctgtgtagctccggaagcagtgccgtgcagtgtcgTCCGCTCCGGCTTGATCCACGGTGGTGCTCCAAACTCTGGCGTGCTCCCGGTCCTCTTCCTGGCAGTGGCTCCGTTCTCCTCTCTCGAACTCCCCCTCAGCCTTCTACTCTCGGTGagaagtggttggccaccaagtggcggcggggcgatgggACGAGCGCTAGGGCAATCAGGATCgggggctcttatagccgagctcggccatggagtcCGGCGTTCGACGGctggagattgaggaggatcggAGGTGTGCATCCCATCCAACGGCCGtgcgtggttgcgtgggcgcggcgccaaggggacaaggccatgcctcgggcgtgaccccctggcccgcccctgccaccgctgtcgggcgccggtcgtgtaggcggttgaggcgtgggtgaggaagacaacactgtagacgggggtggctgacatgcggggtccagcggcagtggctgcgagcgaggcaaacgggtgcgcgggcgtgggcgacgcgctgggctgGCTCGTGGGCCGCGCGCGTGACGGGAAAGGTTGGCAGGCcgtttgggctggctggctggcgcaggccgaggcggcttgcgaggcctacatcctttctcttctttttctattttgtttttcatttcttctcttttgtttgaattcgaatttggttctagaacTTGAATCCCAAATTGgcgcacctaatttattggagttttaggagattttatttagctattttgtataacaaaaattaggtgtagttttgttatacaaaaatagaaataattctctttttaatcttttaTTTCTTGCTTTGATTAATTAGTTGCTTCATGGTTTATTACTTCAAAGGAGTTGATAAGCATAACATAGAGCAAATAGAATTCCAGATCATAATTTgatttaacaatgtatgcaatactttatttgttatcatttaaataaacacaattaacataTGACaggccatgcttatgtgttaacttgggttggggttagacctaatgcatctcttaggttgggttactatacatgacactcatcatcacatgggagttctaagaaaaaattttgtagttggtatttttggtgtatggatttttgggttgttacacacgtcggtcggacgaccacagtcacagttagggacaaggagttcaggagggatgggagcatctttgctagactcgtcggggtacaattctctaagACGACCCTGTTTACGCCACAACTGCTcctgaaacatgtcttccatctacatggtaaacatacttctaactaaataattaaccttaacattgacaaaatcaaactaatatcttccttcaaaccatagcccatagttcccaaacataattttcctcctaaccttaactcccattcataatatcctatccaccattcaaacgaaaacaAAAAGTACGTCATTACCTTGAAcaaggacgaggagggagggagacggccggggaatggaagggaagggagggaggcggcaacggaGGGCCGAGCGGGCGACGGGCGCGGCGGCTAGGCGCAGGCAGGCGGTCTTGCTGCTCAAGCAGCGGGGGACTAGCCGCGGGGTTTTATTCGCCTCTACagcgccacggatcagggtgcggcactaccgcgccaagatcggtggcgcggcaagccctgccatgtcaccgatcagcgattccggtcgtcgccacgtcagcccgctgtcgcgccaccatgcatggcgtgacacaggcatttggccgcgccatggcaatagacgcggccaaaagtgttaattttaaaaaaatagacagtgttaaatttaaaattagttttcaaaaagtgttaaattttaaaaaaaatccacagGGGACATGCGCCCAGACCGGTTGTCTACGAGAGTCGAAGCTCTCTAATGCACTATGGGCTGATCGAGTTGGATTAGGTCACGGAGGACATGGATATAGCTCGCCTTTCCTGTCATAATGTACATGCAAAGCCATCGGCCCTAGACCGTTGCCACCAAACCACGCCATTTTGCTCTTATGAAGTGTAAGGGTTTTGTCTTGAAAGAAATGTTATGTGTTTCTCTCTTATGAGCTTTTTCTTCAGCTACAACATTATAAGGAATATAAATTTGAGAGGACGCGGGGGTTCAGGAAGATGTAGGggttgttttgaaaaaaaatggTATGTGTTTCTCTTATATGCTTTGTTTCAACTACAATACATGAAATCAAATTTGTAGAAATGCTATATCGCACCTGATAAAAAAACTCCCCTCTCCCAAACCCCCGTCTCACCCTTTCACACATACACCAGGGGTTCAGGGCCTCGTTTTCTCGTATCCCAATGAGCTTTTAGTATAGAGAGGAGGCATACCTGTCCAACAAACCTAGAAGGAGCTCTAGGGTGGTGGAGGCGGTCAAGATAGCGATGTGATGAGGCGGAGGGGATTCCTTCTACCACGAGCGACGGTGGGTAACCAGTTGGGTGGTGAAGTGGTGATGTGAATGCCACCGTTAGAATGAGATAACATAAGAATGGTGGAGACAAAGTTGATTTAGGGACGGGAGCCGCCTGTGGTGAGATACGAGTTTCGATAGATTGGCATTGGTGATAAGAGACGGAGGAGGGAAGGGTAGTGGAGGACTCCGCCATGGCAAGCATGCAGTTGATAGCGCTGTCTAGATGAAGTGGAGAGGGTCAATAtttccgcaaaaaaaaaacaGGGTCAATAAGAACAAGATAGGGAAGAGATGAGAAGAGTCAAGTTTACTTGAGCCACTCAGTTTTTATCTAAGGGCTAGAGATTAAGGTGTGGGAGGAGGAAAAAATTAAACCGCAGTCGACTGAAGATTCGTTTTTTCTCTTAGTCATCTTCAGCCTCCATCTCTTCTTCCTTGTGCCCACTCCTCGTTCTCGcccccgcctcctcctcctcatccttcttgtGTCCTCGCCCCCGCCTACCTCATCGGCGGCCgcaacctcctcctcctcctcctccttgccccCGCCACCGCCCACCACCTCGCACCAGGGCCCCTAAGCCGCCCGGCCTCCTTTCCCCACCGCTGGCAAGCCTGCCTCCCCCGGCCGGGCCCTTCTACGCCCACCGGAGTTGGGAAACAGAGGGGGTGGGGTGGCCGTCgggcgcggccgcggccgccaggGAAGAGCTTGTCGTGTATTCTGTGGCCGTCGGAGTTGGAACAGGTGACGCAGGAGGAAGATGAATTTGTGGCTGTCGATTCTCGATCGGACACACCAGCCCGTCGACAGACGGATAAGCGAGTTCTCAAGTGACTGTGTTTGAGTATTTGTCAAAAATTAAAGTGTAGACAACCCTTAAACCTAAATTGCTGCGCGTGTGAATGAAAAATTACAATTGCGAACTAGAAAGATTCTTTTTTCTAAATCTCATGATAAAATTTAGCCATTTACAGTACTTGGGACTTGAGAGAGACGGACCGACGGAGAGCACGCTAGCTGCTTGGTTCCTCGAACCCGAACCTCTTCGAGGTGGAGCGAAGGAACAGGTTCCTCAGGCTGCGGCCGCTCTCCCTGCACCGCTTCTCCGCTGCTCCCCGCGCGTCGCCCCCATcctgcggcgcggcggcggcgtggtcggCGATGACGAGGCCGGACTCGAGCCTCCGCGCCACGGCGACGAGCTCGTACGGGTCCCACAGCGACTGCGCGAAGTCCCACGACCTCCCGCGGGCCCGGTCACGGCGAGCGTCCGgtgccgcagccgccgccgccgccgccatggcctctAGCTTGAACCGAGATGGGCGGTGCGGCGCCGCGCCAGCGCGGGCCCGCGCGCCAGCGCCGCCGGCGGGGCCGTTCGCGCCCGCCCCCGACGGCCGCGGGTTGCCCGACTGCGCGTGCCACGCCTGCGCCACCGCCTTGAGCAGCTCCACGTCGACGTCCCTGGACGCACGCGACCCCGCCGACGAGCTCTTCATGTCCGCGTATCGATCGGCCTCACGTCTCTGCAACGCAAGAGGCCAAGAGCAGCGTCACCGTCACGTCAGAGGGTCACACCATATCTTCCCACAAGATCAGCGGGCAGAGAATGCTGGAGCTCCACATCTTCTTCTGCACCTACTGCAGGCGCGACGTACGTGTGCAGCTTcaggaaaaaaacaaaacaaaaacaaaaaaaaagttaaatcGGACCTCTAACTTGTAAGCgtttaaaaatatatttttagatCTTAAATTTGTTAAGTGATGCATCCATACCTGTCATGTGGACAATTTTAGGAGACATGATATGTCATGAATTTTTCATTTAAGCCTTCACATTTATTTTTCTCATCCTTTTCTCTCATCCTTTGCACGTCGTCGGATACGGCTCGGCGTCCAGCGGCCAGCGGCCAGTACAGCGTCATCTCCGGCGCGTACGGCCTTGTCTGGCGCGAGCTCCGGCGGAGCGATCCACCCGTCGCGCCTGCGCCGGTACGCCAGCACGTCGGGGCGGGGCTCATCTCCGCCGTCGTGGCGCAGATGGACCACGACGGGGTCAGCCGTCGTCAAGGGGCTCCTGAAGACCTGAACCGAGCCATGTTTCGCATGCTCGTCGCCATGTGCTTCGCTGAGGCGCTCGTCGCCGACAACACCGTCATCCCGTCCGTTGAGGCGTTACAAAGGGAGTTCGTCACGTCGGCCATCGGCTTCCGGGTGTTAGGCATGTGCCCCACGGTCGCCAAGGTCCTATTCTGGCGACCGTGGAAGAGGATGCTGTCCCTCCGGTGGCGGCAGGAGGAGCTATTCGTACCTTGGCGCCGTCGTGCTGGAGGGGCTCCGGGCTGCGTCGCGCTCGACGCGATCGCCGTCGCCGCGATGCAGGGATTGGGCTCGATCAGGATGCCCACGACAATTCCTTCCTTTCTCACGGTGCCCACGGCGATTGCGGTGTCTCGCGCTTCTTTTCTCGGCCGGTGGATCGCCGTGAGCCCAACTCGAATCCCTGCCGAGGACAGCGTCCTAGCGCGGAGCGAGCCCATGAAAGGAACGTCGTCCACGAGCCCGAGGCGCACGCAGCAGGCGACGACGACGTTCCACTTGACGGGCGGCGCGTCCTCCGTCTCGAGTACCGGCTTGGCCGCGCCCACGTCCGCGCTCTCGGCGTACATGCCGGCGAGGAAGCCCGGCACGAGCGGGTGCGCGGCGACGTGGGCCACCTTGGCGGCGTGCGCGTGCACGGCCCGACCCCTGCGCGGCCGCACGCGTAACCGTCGGCAGCCACCCCGCGCGCCCGCATCTCCACGAATGCGGAAATCGCGTCGCCCCACTCCTCCGCCTCGGCGAGCATGGCGACGCGCTTGTTCCACAGAATCGCGTCATCGTCGCGTCGccatcctccgccgccgccgctgtcgcctCCTAGAGCAGGCGCCGGGCCCAGGCGCACGAGGAGGTCGACGAGCGCGCACGCGACGCGCGGACGGAGCCCGTGATCTCGCGCAGACCCCTCCACTTCCACTCTTCAGTTTCCTGTCCAAGTCCGACGACGCGAGACAGCGAGAGTACAAAAAGTCAAGAACTTTCGATGCGCGCGTGGCTGCCGGCCTCCGTGCGAGTCCGTtgacgaccaccgtgaccaacgacGCGCAGACGTTGTACCTGAGCCGTATCCGACGACGTGCAGTCGTGCAGAGTATGAGAGAGAAGGAAGGGTAATTTCTTATGGAAAAAATAAATGTGAGGACTTAAATGAAAAATTCATGCCATGCTAGCATGCCACGTCAACTAAAATTGACCATATGGCTGGTATGGACATATggtgcaccacttaacaagtttagagaTTCAGAAATACATTTTCAAAGTTCATGGACCTAAGTTCGAGGACCGCTGGTGTATTTAACTAAAAAAACTagtttactccctccattctaaattataagtcgcttgaCTCTTTTGATACATCTATTTTACTATGTGTCAAGATATAATaacatgtctagatatatagtaaaatggACGAAACAAAAAgttaaagtgacttataatttagaacagagggagtagtttGTTGTTGACCTCTACAAATTAAGCAACCATGCCATTCTGCAATGGGTTTGGGATATGGTTGGACCGGTGGCTCAGTTTCAGCCTCAGCTCATCGATCTGTTCAACACAGGACACGTAGCAAGTGGCAACGCCACTACCAATTTCAGTAGAAGATGTTTTCAAACATTAGGTGCATAATTGCATTATTCATTTTGGGACTAACAAGTGAAAGAGATGCTGCCCGTAGATCATG is from Miscanthus floridulus cultivar M001 chromosome 7, ASM1932011v1, whole genome shotgun sequence and encodes:
- the LOC136462311 gene encoding uncharacterized protein, which produces MKSSSAGSRASRDVDVELLKAVAQAWHAQSGNPRPSGAGANGPAGGAGARARAGAAPHRPSRFKLEAMAAAAAAAAPDARRDRARGRSWDFAQSLWDPYELVAVARRLESGLVIADHAAAAPQDGGDARGAAEKRCRESGRSLRNLFLRSTSKRFGFEEPSS